Proteins from a single region of Parasedimentitalea psychrophila:
- a CDS encoding phosphoenolpyruvate hydrolase family protein — MPAIARTIILNKLQAMVEQRRPIIGGGAGTGLSAKSEEAGGIDLIIIYNSGRYRMAGRGSAAGLLAYGNANEIVKEMAVEVLPVVKNTPVLAGVNGTDPFILMPQFLNELKSMGFSGVQNFPTIGLFDGAMRQSFEETGMGYGLEVDMIAQAHQIDLLTTPYVFNPEEAGAMTQAGADIIVAHMGVTTGGAIGATSAKSLDDCVGEIDAIASAARSVRNDVIVLCHGGPISMPDDAAFILQNCDRCHGFYGASSAERLPAETAIRKQIETFKSLQFTPNNSI; from the coding sequence ATGCCCGCGATAGCAAGAACCATAATTCTAAACAAGCTTCAGGCAATGGTCGAACAACGCCGCCCGATAATTGGCGGCGGTGCCGGCACCGGACTTTCCGCTAAATCCGAAGAGGCCGGCGGGATCGATCTCATCATCATCTACAATTCAGGACGCTACCGCATGGCCGGGCGTGGGTCTGCGGCCGGGCTACTGGCCTATGGAAATGCCAATGAAATCGTCAAAGAGATGGCGGTTGAAGTTTTGCCGGTGGTCAAAAACACTCCGGTTCTGGCTGGGGTGAACGGCACCGATCCCTTTATCCTGATGCCGCAATTTCTAAACGAGCTGAAATCAATGGGCTTTTCCGGCGTCCAGAACTTTCCAACCATTGGTCTGTTTGACGGCGCCATGCGGCAAAGCTTCGAGGAAACCGGTATGGGATACGGTCTTGAGGTCGATATGATCGCTCAGGCGCATCAGATTGACCTGCTGACAACGCCCTATGTATTCAACCCGGAAGAAGCCGGTGCCATGACACAGGCCGGCGCAGATATCATTGTGGCCCACATGGGGGTCACCACGGGCGGAGCCATTGGCGCCACATCGGCAAAATCACTGGACGATTGTGTTGGTGAGATTGACGCCATTGCCTCCGCGGCCCGTTCAGTTCGCAACGACGTGATTGTCCTATGCCACGGCGGCCCGATTTCAATGCCAGACGATGCCGCTTTCATCCTGCAGAACTGTGATCGCTGCCACGGGTTTTACGGGGCCAGTTCAGCGGAACGGCTGCCAGCCGAGACCGCCATTCGAAAGCAGATCGAGACGTTTAAATCGCTGCAATTCACCCCCAACAATTCCATTTAG
- a CDS encoding cupin domain-containing protein, which produces MSNMDRIFVYPNDVDNFGFDWGRLALTVGPEVNGAKHLSAGVVFVPPGQGHTRHNHPGAEELIFIIKGKGEQMVEDEAGKPVTRQVGPGCSIFIPESRFHSTLNTGEEAMEIFVVYSPAGPELALRELPDFHLIPAADL; this is translated from the coding sequence ATGAGCAATATGGACCGTATATTTGTATATCCCAATGACGTTGATAACTTTGGCTTTGACTGGGGGCGGCTGGCCCTCACAGTTGGGCCCGAGGTGAATGGTGCCAAACATCTTTCTGCGGGTGTTGTGTTTGTGCCGCCAGGTCAGGGGCACACCCGTCACAACCATCCGGGCGCCGAAGAACTCATCTTCATCATCAAAGGGAAGGGTGAACAAATGGTCGAAGACGAGGCAGGCAAGCCGGTCACCCGGCAGGTCGGGCCGGGATGCAGCATATTCATTCCCGAAAGCCGCTTTCACTCCACCCTGAACACCGGCGAAGAGGCGATGGAAATTTTTGTTGTCTATTCCCCGGCCGGACCAGAATTGGCGCTGCGCGAACTCCCCGATTTTCATCTGATCCCAGCCGCTGACCTTTAG
- a CDS encoding M24 family metallopeptidase has product METTMHTPPAATPDALPYSFEKLDALMEAAGLDVLLATSKHNVQYLLGGYKFIFFAAMDAIGHSRYLPIFIYVRGDADKTTYVANKMESGEHENHPFWVPNFHPVAWGSVDSMQMALAHLAKIGISKPRIGIEPAFLPSDSHVALTSAIPDAAICDATGVLERLRAVKSAAELDLLRQASNHITDAMQTTILGSHEGDTKFDIIERLRREETNRGLNFEYCLLTLGTSHNRAASSQKWAKGEILSIDSGGNLKGYIGDICRMGVLGEPDNELKDLLEEIEIVQQAAFSKVAAGTLGKDLIERGQNVLAQQPNAACTDFFAHGMGLISHEAPFLMTNHPVAYDGIDADNPLEAGMVLSIETTMLHPKRGFLKLEDTLAVTTHGYEMFGTEGRGWNVTE; this is encoded by the coding sequence ATGGAGACAACAATGCACACGCCCCCAGCAGCCACGCCGGACGCCCTGCCCTACAGCTTTGAAAAACTTGACGCATTGATGGAAGCTGCCGGTCTCGACGTGCTGCTCGCCACCTCAAAACACAATGTCCAATATCTGCTGGGTGGCTACAAATTCATTTTTTTCGCAGCCATGGATGCGATCGGCCACAGCCGTTACCTGCCTATTTTCATCTATGTGAGGGGAGACGCTGACAAAACCACCTATGTCGCCAACAAGATGGAGAGTGGCGAGCATGAGAACCACCCGTTCTGGGTCCCCAATTTCCATCCCGTGGCTTGGGGAAGCGTCGATTCCATGCAAATGGCGCTGGCCCATCTGGCCAAGATTGGCATCAGCAAGCCGCGGATTGGCATTGAACCTGCTTTTCTTCCGTCCGACTCTCACGTCGCTCTGACCAGCGCGATACCGGATGCCGCGATTTGCGATGCGACCGGCGTTCTGGAACGTCTGCGCGCCGTCAAATCCGCCGCCGAGCTTGACCTGTTGCGGCAGGCTTCGAACCACATCACCGACGCGATGCAGACGACAATTTTGGGGTCGCATGAGGGTGACACAAAGTTTGATATAATTGAGCGACTGCGCCGGGAAGAAACCAACCGCGGGCTTAATTTCGAGTATTGCCTGTTGACACTTGGCACCAGTCACAACCGCGCCGCCTCCTCCCAAAAATGGGCCAAAGGCGAGATCCTGTCGATCGACTCCGGTGGCAATCTGAAGGGGTATATTGGTGATATCTGCCGTATGGGTGTGCTCGGAGAGCCAGACAACGAATTGAAGGATTTGCTGGAGGAAATCGAAATCGTGCAACAGGCCGCATTCTCCAAAGTTGCCGCCGGAACCTTGGGCAAAGATCTAATTGAACGCGGGCAAAATGTGCTTGCTCAGCAACCAAATGCAGCTTGCACGGATTTTTTTGCGCATGGCATGGGCCTGATCAGCCACGAAGCACCGTTCCTAATGACCAACCATCCAGTGGCCTACGACGGGATCGATGCGGATAATCCTCTGGAGGCTGGGATGGTGCTGTCCATTGAAACAACAATGCTCCACCCAAAACGCGGTTTTCTAAAGCTGGAAGATACTTTGGCAGTGACCACTCATGGCTACGAAATGTTTGGCACTGAAGGCCGGGGATGGAACGTGACAGAATAA
- a CDS encoding zinc-binding alcohol dehydrogenase family protein: protein MKAVGFTHSLPIDDPQSLFDVDLPDPQPLAQDLLVEIEAISINPADAKRRLRTAVDQPHPEPFLVGYDAVGIVRELGADVSGFSVGDRVWYAGDANRPGSYATLQCVDARIASLAPKSVAPEAAAAMPLTSLTAWEMLFDRLCVSTGAAEGSLLVIGGAGGVGSITTQLARQLTGLTVIATASRPETEAWCRKMGAHEVVNHRDLIASTRATGHEHVDYITQYADTAQHWDAMCELVAPQGRIGTIVETDEKLDISKLQGKSVGLMWELMFTRSLFGTSDMAEQGKILARVAAMIDNGQLVTTQTQVLNGLSADVVKQAHKIIETGAMIGKLVIKY from the coding sequence ATGAAAGCTGTTGGCTTTACCCATTCACTGCCCATCGACGACCCGCAAAGCCTGTTTGACGTGGATCTGCCTGATCCGCAGCCATTGGCGCAGGATCTGCTGGTCGAGATCGAGGCGATTTCAATCAACCCTGCCGATGCCAAGCGCCGCCTTCGCACCGCTGTTGATCAACCGCATCCAGAACCATTTCTGGTCGGCTATGACGCGGTTGGTATCGTCCGTGAGCTTGGGGCTGACGTGTCCGGGTTTAGTGTGGGCGACCGGGTCTGGTACGCTGGCGACGCCAACCGTCCGGGCTCTTATGCAACGCTGCAATGCGTCGACGCACGCATCGCCAGCTTGGCCCCAAAATCGGTTGCACCAGAAGCGGCAGCTGCCATGCCACTCACCTCTCTCACTGCTTGGGAGATGTTGTTTGACCGGCTTTGCGTGTCCACGGGTGCGGCAGAGGGCAGCCTGCTGGTCATCGGCGGGGCTGGTGGTGTCGGGTCGATTACCACCCAATTGGCGCGTCAATTGACTGGGCTGACGGTGATTGCCACGGCCTCGCGCCCGGAAACCGAGGCCTGGTGCCGCAAAATGGGAGCCCATGAGGTGGTGAACCACCGTGATCTGATCGCCAGTACCCGTGCCACCGGCCATGAACATGTGGACTACATCACTCAATATGCCGATACTGCCCAGCATTGGGATGCCATGTGCGAGTTGGTCGCGCCGCAGGGTCGGATCGGCACCATCGTTGAAACCGACGAGAAGCTGGACATCTCAAAACTGCAGGGCAAGTCGGTTGGCTTGATGTGGGAACTGATGTTCACGCGATCTCTTTTTGGGACTTCTGATATGGCCGAACAGGGCAAAATTCTGGCGCGAGTTGCTGCGATGATTGACAATGGTCAGTTGGTCACCACCCAAACACAGGTTTTGAACGGGCTGTCAGCAGATGTCGTGAAGCAGGCGCATAAGATTATCGAGACTGGTGCAATGATCGGCAAACTTGTCATCAAATACTGA
- a CDS encoding FGGY-family carbohydrate kinase encodes MPDRQKYLLGLDAGNTVIKAVLFDLHGQQVATSALDGQSETPAPGHVERSLRELWRNAATVIRDCLDKAGIAAEQIAAIGCAGHGNGLYLLDKAGAPLLAVQSLDSRAADISAELAAGENGRALHAICLQKPWPSQTPSLLAWVKRHQPEIYSQIGTVFLCKDFITFQLTGRRVSDLSDMSGCGLLRMPDLTYDDGLLARYGLTDAKSMLPDLVRPDEVVGGISEQAAAETGLAAGTPVVGGLFDVVASALGSGVVENGQASIIAGTWSINQVLSEAPVSDESVFMVAGFAADRFINIEASATSAANLEWYARELVERDIHHDDPFGHCNALVASVTPAADDPFYHPYLYGSGQGADHRAGYYGIAGWHGEGHLLRALFEGVAFEHKRHIDVLGQAGVRFDRAILSGGGSRSPIWPQMFADILGIPVTVAKAQETGALGAAIAAGIGAGLFVDYDGAVGQMTASDRHYAPDTAMSEHYRERYLAFTDLATAMAPFWARLNAARGLTSSK; translated from the coding sequence ATGCCTGATCGACAAAAGTATCTTCTGGGACTGGATGCAGGCAACACGGTGATCAAGGCGGTTCTGTTTGACCTTCACGGTCAGCAGGTCGCCACTTCGGCGCTGGATGGGCAATCTGAAACCCCGGCACCTGGCCATGTTGAGCGCAGCCTGCGTGAGCTGTGGCGCAATGCGGCGACAGTGATCCGCGACTGCCTGGACAAAGCGGGCATTGCGGCGGAGCAGATCGCTGCCATTGGCTGCGCGGGACATGGCAATGGGCTCTATTTGCTGGACAAGGCCGGCGCACCGCTGTTGGCCGTGCAATCGCTGGACAGCCGGGCGGCCGATATTTCGGCGGAACTGGCCGCCGGGGAAAATGGTCGCGCCTTGCACGCGATCTGCCTGCAAAAACCCTGGCCGTCGCAAACACCCAGCCTTCTGGCTTGGGTCAAACGCCACCAGCCTGAGATTTACAGTCAGATCGGTACGGTTTTTCTGTGCAAGGATTTCATCACCTTTCAGCTGACCGGCCGCCGCGTCTCGGATCTGTCGGACATGTCCGGCTGCGGTCTGCTGAGAATGCCCGATCTGACCTATGACGACGGGCTTTTGGCACGGTACGGGCTGACTGACGCCAAATCCATGTTGCCCGATCTGGTGCGCCCCGACGAAGTTGTGGGTGGTATCAGCGAACAGGCGGCGGCAGAAACGGGGCTTGCAGCCGGAACCCCGGTTGTCGGTGGTTTGTTTGACGTTGTGGCCAGCGCCCTTGGCTCGGGAGTTGTCGAAAACGGCCAGGCCAGTATCATTGCTGGCACCTGGAGCATCAATCAGGTACTGTCCGAAGCCCCTGTGAGTGACGAGAGTGTTTTTATGGTCGCAGGCTTTGCCGCAGACCGGTTCATCAATATCGAAGCCAGTGCGACCTCGGCGGCCAATCTGGAATGGTATGCCCGTGAGTTGGTCGAGCGGGACATTCACCATGACGATCCCTTTGGCCATTGCAACGCATTGGTCGCCTCGGTCACACCGGCGGCGGACGACCCGTTTTACCATCCGTATCTTTATGGATCAGGCCAGGGTGCTGACCATCGCGCGGGCTATTACGGCATAGCTGGGTGGCACGGCGAGGGCCATTTGTTGCGGGCCTTGTTCGAAGGTGTGGCCTTTGAGCACAAACGCCATATCGACGTACTGGGGCAAGCCGGTGTGCGCTTTGACCGGGCCATTCTGTCGGGCGGAGGGTCCCGCAGCCCAATTTGGCCACAGATGTTTGCCGACATTTTGGGCATCCCGGTGACGGTCGCCAAGGCGCAGGAAACTGGGGCATTGGGCGCGGCCATCGCCGCCGGTATCGGTGCTGGGCTGTTCGTTGATTACGACGGTGCAGTAGGGCAAATGACCGCATCAGACCGGCACTACGCACCGGACACTGCGATGTCGGAACACTATCGGGAACGCTATTTAGCTTTCACCGATCTGGCCACGGCCATGGCCCCGTTCTGGGCTCGCCTAAATGCGGCGCGCGGTCTGACTTCTTCCAAATGA